The DNA sequence TCAACCAGCCCTCGTGCTCGACCACTTCCAACGCACCGGCATCGACCAGCGGCTGTACGTCGGCGCGCAGTTCGCGCTCGGCGGGCTCCATCAAGGTCAGACGACCGAGATCTTCCACCAGCGACCCGAGGGTCGCGGCGTAGGGCCGATCGGACTCGACATGGCGTACGGCCACCCCGCGTTCCGCCTGCTCCAGCGCGAAGTGCCTCTGGTTCGCCCACACCGTCAGCAGACGCTGCCGGTGGTACGGGCGTCGGCGCGCCTTCCAATGGCTCTCGACCAGGACCACCCCGAGCGTGGACGGTTCGTCGCGCGAGAGCGGTCCGATGCGATCGCTCAACTGGTCCTCGTTCACGAAGAGCCAACGCCGACCGCGCGGATCGGGTGCGATCGACGCGAGCTGTTCGCGGAAAGAACTCACGGGCTGCGGTCCCGGGTCGGGGGTCCTGTTCGTCTTCGCCGGAATCGTCGGCCCGGATGCTCGTCTCGGCTCTGGTGCCCTCCGGGCCGAGCCGCTAGACTGCGCCGGCGCGCCGCGGGACCCCTCCGGTCCCGGCCCCGCGATGGACGACCGTGCCGACCGAAGTCACCCCGAGCCCTCTCCTCGTCCTCGCCGTCGTCGTGGTGGCCGGCGTCCTCGTCGGCAGCCTCGCGCGCCGGGTGCGTCTGCCCGCCGTCACCGGGCAGATCCTCGTCGGCGTGTTGATCGGTCCGTCGGTGCTCGGCCTGTTCGACCGGCACACGGTCCACGAACTCGCGCCCGTGACCAACTTCGCGCTCGCGATCATCGCGGTGGCCGTGGGATCGCACCTGCACCTGCCGCGGCTGCACAACGCGCGCCGGCGCCTCTTCGCCCTGCTCGTCGCCGAGGCCGTGATCACGCCGGCGGCGGTGTTCTTCGCGGTGATCCTCCTGCCCGACGTGCGCTGGCACCTCGGCGTGCTGCTCGCCGCTCTGGCCATCTCGACGGCTCCGGCCACGGTGCTCGCCATCGTGAAGGAGGAACGCGCCCAGGGTGTGTTCGTGAAGACGCTGGTCGCTGCCGTGGCGCTGAACAACCTGGCCTGCATCAGCGCCTTCGAGCTCGCCCACCTCGCCGTGGCCGCCGATCTCGATCCCTCGAGCGGTCACGGCCTGGCGAAGATCCTGATCGCGCCGGTCCAGCAACTGGCGCTGGCGATCCTACTGGGGGGTGGGGCCGCGTTCGTGCTCAACCTCCTGACGCGCTCGGTCGTCCGGAGCGACCTGCTCACCACCTACAGCTTCGCCGCGATCCTGCTGGTGTCCGGCGTCGCCGATCTGTTCGGGATCTCGTCGCTGCTGAGCTGCCTGGTGCTCGGCGTGGCGCTGGCGAACATCGCGCCCGAGAAGGAGGACATCGGCCACGCCGTCTTCGACAACTTCGAGGTCGCGATCTACGCCGCCTTCTTCACGCTGGCCGGCATGGAACTCGACCTGGGCGTGGCCGCGCAGGGCGGACTGCTGGCGTTCACGGTGTTCGTGGCCCGGATCGCCGGCAAGTGGGGCGCGGCGACGGTGGCCATGCGCTTCGCACGGGCACCCCGGGAGGTCCGCCAGTTCCTGGGCTTCGCCCTCGTGCCGCAGGCGGGAGTGGCCGTGGGGCTGGTGCTGGTGGCCCAGGAGGACGCCGCCCTGGAGCCGGTCCGCGACCTTCTGCTGGCCGTGGGACTGACCGTGGTCACGCTCAACGAGATCGTCGGTCCGGTGCTCGCGCGCTGGGCCCTGGAGCGATCCGGCGACGCCGGACGCGATCGCCGCCGGCTGATCGACTTCGTCCACGAAGAACACGTGACGACGACTCTCCGCGGCCAGACCAAGGAAGAAGCGATCACACAGTTGACCGAGCTCCTCGTGCGCACGCACAACGTGCACATCGACCGTGACTCGCTGCTGCACTCGGTGCTCGAACGCGAGAACCAGATCTCGACCTGTGTGGGCGAGGGTCTGGCGATCCCCCACGGCGAGCTCCCCGAGGGCGACGCCATCGCCGGGGTGATCGGGATCAGCCACGAGGGGCTCCACTTCGACACGCCCGACGGCCGGCCCGTGCACTGCATGGTCCTCTTGGCCACCCCTCATTCGATGCGCGACCGCCACCTCGAAGTGCTCGCCACCCTGGCACGCACGATCGGCTTCGACCACAACCTGCAGAACCAGCTCTTCAACGCGAGGACACCCGCTCACGTGTGCCAGGTCTTGCGTCACGAGACCTTCGAGGACCTGAACGTCACGATCGACGACGACTAGGCGAGGCACTTGCCGCCGGCACGGGGTCGTGTCAGACTCCTGTTCAGTCTCCCCTCTCGCGCCCGGGTCCTCTGCATGATCGACGAAATCCGCCGCCGCCGGATTCCGCAGACGCTGATCGGCTACGTCGTCGGTCTGTGGGGCGGAGCCCAGGTCATCGACTTCGTCGAGCAGCGCTACGCGCTGTCGCCCTACTGGGTCGAACTCTTCGTCGTCGCCTACCTCGTCCTGCTGCCGTCGGTGGTCGCGATCGCCTGGAACAAGGGCGCTCCGGGGCGTCAACGCTGGTCGAAGGTCGCGCTCGGGACGGTCGGCATCAACGCCGCGCTGGCCGTGGTCGTGCTCGTCGTCGGCTTCCACGGACGCGATCTCGGACGCGTGACCGAGACCGTGGTCGTCGAGACCGAGGAGGGAGAGACGGTCGAGCGCGAGGTGCCGCGCGAGGCCTTTCGCCGCACCGTCATGCTCGCCATTCCACGGGTGGAGGATCTCAGCGGCGACGACCGCTGGTCGGCCGTGGAGTTCGAGCAGCTGCTCGAGATCGATCTCATGCAGAATCCCTTCCTCGAGCTGCGCTCCCCGTGGCTCGAGAACCAGCGCGCCCAGCGCGCCGGACTGGAGGACGCCAGCCGCATGCCGCGCGCCCTGGTCCACGAGGCGGCACGGCAGCGCGGGGCCGACGTGTTCCTCATGTCGTCGCTGCAGCCCGCCGAGGTCGGCTTCGAGCTCGAGATCGAACTCGTGTCCACCGACGACGGCCGATCGGTCGCCGCGACCATGCTCACGGGTGCCGACGTGTTCGAACTGGCCGACCGCGCGAGCGTCTGGATCCACCGCGGTCTCGAGGTCCCCGAGGTCGAATTCGAGGACCGTCCGGTGACCGATCTCATGACCGAGTCACCGGAGGCGCTCCGGGCCAGCGCGAAGGGCGCCGTGGCCTTCCATCTGGAGTCGGACTTCGAGGCGGCGGCCGCGTTCCTGGCCCGCGCCACCGAGATCGACCCCACCTTCGCCATGGCGCACCTGTCGGAGTACAGCGTGAACGTCGTGCTCGGGCGCATGGGGGCGGCCCTGCCGGCGATCGAGGCCGCGATGCAGCACTCCTACCGCTTGACCGAGCGCACGGAATTCCTGGTGCGCGCGACCTACCACGGTGCCCGCAGCGACGTCGAGAAGACGATGGCCGTGCTCGAGATGTGGGCACGTCTGCACCCGGACGACCCCATGCCCCGCAAGCTCCTGGCGCAGAACCAGCGCGTGACCGGAGACGCCGAGCAGGCCCTGGCGTCGTTGCGCGACGCCCTCGAACTCGTCCCGGGAGACGTCGAGGTGCTCGAGTGGATGGTGAACGTCGCCAGCAGCGTCGGGGAACTCGACACCGCCGCCGACGCTGCGCGGCGCTGGGCCGAGCTGTTGCCGAACGAGGTCGCCCCGGTGCTGGCCCTGGCCGACGTGCAGAAGGACCGCGGCGATCTCGCGGCGGCGAGCGCCACTCTCGAGCGGGCCACGCTGCTCGACCCCACGCACGTCGACGCCCGCATGTCCCTGGCCGATCTGGCGACGCGTCAGGGCGACCTCGGGAAGGCGGCGTCGGTCTACGCGGACCTGGCCGATGGAGCCGGCACGATGCAGGACCGCTTCGAGGCGATCGACGAACTCGTCACGCTGCGCCATCGCCAGGGCAGGATCGACGCCGCCCTCGCGGAGTTCGCGCGCTGGGAGGAGCTGGCCCGCGACGTCTTCCCGGCCGGCCAGCTCGCCGTCCGCACCTCGACGCGGATGTACCTGTTCGCCCTCGACGGCCGCCCCGACGCGGCCCGTGCACGGCTCGACGAACTCCGGGCGGCCCTCACGGAACCGTTCTCGGGCTTCATCGCGCTGGGCGACGCCCAGGTCGCCCTCGCGGTCGAGGACACCGCGGCGGCCGGTACAGCCATCGATGCCCTCCAGCGAGCGGTCGACGCGACGGGCGTGGGGAGCCTCCAGCCGATCATCGAGCTCCTGCGCGCCCGGGAGCGCCTGCTGTCCGGCGACCCCGAGGCGGCGCTCGCCGCCTGTGATCGTGCGCACGCCCTGGACCCATCGGCCGGGAGCGTGGACGTCCACCGCTCGCGCGCGCTGCTGCGGTCGGGCCGGATCGACGACGCGCTCGGAGCGATCGAGCGTGCCCTCGAGGTCGACCCCAGCGATCCTCGCGCCCTGCACCAGCGGGGACGGGTGCTCGCCGAGGCGGGGCGCGTGGACGAGGCGATCACCGCGTACGAGCGTGCATTGGTGACCTGGAAGGACGCCGACGACGACTACCGTCTGGCCCGCCGCGCACGCTCCGAACTCGAGGCCCTGCGCCAGGGATCCTGACCCCGTCGGGGGCATCCCCTCTTGTCGGGGGATCCGCACGCCCCTACCGTCGGGTGCGAGCCGCCCCCGAAGTCTCCGGATCCGGAGAGCCTTGCCATGAACGAACCCGCGCTCGCTCCCGTCGACCCGTCCACGCTCGCCCGTCGCTTCGAAGCCGTGCGCGCGGCCACCCTGGCCCTGATCGCGCCGCTCGAGCCCGAGGACATGCAGGTCCAGTCGATGGCCGACGTCAGTCCGACGAAGTGGCACCTGGGCCACACCACGTGGTTCTTCGAGACCTTCGTGCTGGAGCCGCGGCCGGAGCACCGGCCGTTCCATCCTCGCTTCCGCGAGATCTTCAACTCCTACTACCAGCAGGTGGGCGACCGGCACCCGCGGCCCGATCGTGGCCTGCTCACGCGGCCGAGACTGCGCGAGGTGCTCGAGTACCGCGAGCACGTGGAATCGCAGCTCGCCGGGATCCTGCACCGCGATCCCGAGTCGCTGGGCGAGCGCGCGCTGTCGCTGGTGGAACTGGGCCTGCACCACGAGCAGCAGCACCAGGAACTGATGCTCATGGACATCAAGCACGTGCTCGGCAGCAATCCGCTCGATCCGCGCTACCGTCCCGAGCGCGCGCCCGATCCCAGCACTCCGGCTCCTCTTCACTGGCACCGCGTCGACGGCGGTCTGGTCGAGATCGGCCACGACGGAAGGGGCTTCGGCTACGACAACGAATTCCCCCGCCACCGGGCCTGGGTCGAAGACGTCGAGATCGCGTCGCGACCGGTGACCAACCGCGAACTGCTGGAGTTCGTCGAGGACGGCGGCTATCTCGAGCCCACACTGTGGCTGGCCGACGCCTGGGACCACATGCAGAACCACGACCCCTGGTCGGCGCCCATGTACTGGGAACGCCGGGACGGCCGGTGGATGCAGTTCACGCTGCACGGTCTCGAGCCCCTGCGACTCGACGAGCCCGCGACGCATCTCTCGTACTACGAGGCCGACGCCTTCGCCCGGTGGACCGGCTACCGCCTGCCGACCGAGGACGAGTGGGAGAACATCGCGCACGATCTGCCCGTGGAAGGCAACTTCGCCGACGACGGCCGGTGGCATCCGCGCGCCTACACGGGCGATTCTGCCGACTCGGAGAACCGTCCCGTCCAGATGTTCGGCGACGTGTGGGAGTGGACGCAGAGCCACTACTCGCCCTACCCGGGCTTCCGGGCTCCGGCGGGCGCCGTGGGCGAGTACAACGGCAAGTTCATGGCCAACCAGTTCGTCCTGCGGGGCGGATGCTGGGCGACCCCGAAGGACCATGTGCGGGCGACCTACCGCAATTTCTTCCATCCGTGGACACGCTGGCACTTCGGCGGCGTGCGTCTCGTCCGCGACGTCTGACCGGCTCCACGGTGAACTCCGGGAGTCCGTGGCGAGGAGAGATCGGTGCCCATTCGAGTTCTGATCCTGGCGTTCTGCGTTCTCACGAGCCTGCCGGCACTCGCGAGCGAAGTGCACCTGTCGGTCGCGACGAGTCTGACCGACGCCGTCC is a window from the Candidatus Krumholzibacteriia bacterium genome containing:
- a CDS encoding tetratricopeptide repeat protein, translated to MIDEIRRRRIPQTLIGYVVGLWGGAQVIDFVEQRYALSPYWVELFVVAYLVLLPSVVAIAWNKGAPGRQRWSKVALGTVGINAALAVVVLVVGFHGRDLGRVTETVVVETEEGETVEREVPREAFRRTVMLAIPRVEDLSGDDRWSAVEFEQLLEIDLMQNPFLELRSPWLENQRAQRAGLEDASRMPRALVHEAARQRGADVFLMSSLQPAEVGFELEIELVSTDDGRSVAATMLTGADVFELADRASVWIHRGLEVPEVEFEDRPVTDLMTESPEALRASAKGAVAFHLESDFEAAAAFLARATEIDPTFAMAHLSEYSVNVVLGRMGAALPAIEAAMQHSYRLTERTEFLVRATYHGARSDVEKTMAVLEMWARLHPDDPMPRKLLAQNQRVTGDAEQALASLRDALELVPGDVEVLEWMVNVASSVGELDTAADAARRWAELLPNEVAPVLALADVQKDRGDLAAASATLERATLLDPTHVDARMSLADLATRQGDLGKAASVYADLADGAGTMQDRFEAIDELVTLRHRQGRIDAALAEFARWEELARDVFPAGQLAVRTSTRMYLFALDGRPDAARARLDELRAALTEPFSGFIALGDAQVALAVEDTAAAGTAIDALQRAVDATGVGSLQPIIELLRARERLLSGDPEAALAACDRAHALDPSAGSVDVHRSRALLRSGRIDDALGAIERALEVDPSDPRALHQRGRVLAEAGRVDEAITAYERALVTWKDADDDYRLARRARSELEALRQGS
- a CDS encoding cation:proton antiporter, with translation MPTEVTPSPLLVLAVVVVAGVLVGSLARRVRLPAVTGQILVGVLIGPSVLGLFDRHTVHELAPVTNFALAIIAVAVGSHLHLPRLHNARRRLFALLVAEAVITPAAVFFAVILLPDVRWHLGVLLAALAISTAPATVLAIVKEERAQGVFVKTLVAAVALNNLACISAFELAHLAVAADLDPSSGHGLAKILIAPVQQLALAILLGGGAAFVLNLLTRSVVRSDLLTTYSFAAILLVSGVADLFGISSLLSCLVLGVALANIAPEKEDIGHAVFDNFEVAIYAAFFTLAGMELDLGVAAQGGLLAFTVFVARIAGKWGAATVAMRFARAPREVRQFLGFALVPQAGVAVGLVLVAQEDAALEPVRDLLLAVGLTVVTLNEIVGPVLARWALERSGDAGRDRRRLIDFVHEEHVTTTLRGQTKEEAITQLTELLVRTHNVHIDRDSLLHSVLERENQISTCVGEGLAIPHGELPEGDAIAGVIGISHEGLHFDTPDGRPVHCMVLLATPHSMRDRHLEVLATLARTIGFDHNLQNQLFNARTPAHVCQVLRHETFEDLNVTIDDD
- the egtB gene encoding ergothioneine biosynthesis protein EgtB, which gives rise to MNEPALAPVDPSTLARRFEAVRAATLALIAPLEPEDMQVQSMADVSPTKWHLGHTTWFFETFVLEPRPEHRPFHPRFREIFNSYYQQVGDRHPRPDRGLLTRPRLREVLEYREHVESQLAGILHRDPESLGERALSLVELGLHHEQQHQELMLMDIKHVLGSNPLDPRYRPERAPDPSTPAPLHWHRVDGGLVEIGHDGRGFGYDNEFPRHRAWVEDVEIASRPVTNRELLEFVEDGGYLEPTLWLADAWDHMQNHDPWSAPMYWERRDGRWMQFTLHGLEPLRLDEPATHLSYYEADAFARWTGYRLPTEDEWENIAHDLPVEGNFADDGRWHPRAYTGDSADSENRPVQMFGDVWEWTQSHYSPYPGFRAPAGAVGEYNGKFMANQFVLRGGCWATPKDHVRATYRNFFHPWTRWHFGGVRLVRDV